The following proteins are co-located in the Argopecten irradians isolate NY chromosome 9, Ai_NY, whole genome shotgun sequence genome:
- the LOC138331221 gene encoding uncharacterized protein, with the protein MYSKNVQSHNTFSVPYPKTSTSRELCYWYDGSPPTHCLEHSACGTEPMDMSERILNSLDFTVTFTGWDDLSPVPEDPKFASGIHTYVVNLYEVKEAGHDFLDVGTTAVLPPVEQTSPVDISIPSDLPNPAMYAVVLEVKDIAGNVRQARRFVLFDNSSKVVTRDDRPFYSTTASQDAGYKWQINLEQICYSWTDRFINDKFYHLNLLKPIKADYHGLISGIYEQTTGLLPVSGTENVHGLTRFRYTLSRDDDLIIQETDVPNFTSQMLCISPTLSDGETYRLHLMTEDIMSHSYEESLTIHVDSSEPDIADVWLEKDGYERLFVHNSIDLSEMTLTFKAIDVHSGIHTVDWSLGTVFGGNDIGQGSLSVHRLDNNSSCPSDATTCYCPTVGPCAYYNFTVDLNSLIHGNNHIGNHNRQYHFTITVTNATRLVTIDHLEVLSDDSPPAPGVVMEGVVGTPDIDYISEETVIVSWAGFIDHESGIKLYKVGLATECLEDADFVISNSTNNDTHLQETTIESVRVSLPQDGKYYVTVVAYNNAMEPSKPVCSDGIILDRTIPKLVNLTLQSATMRETIICSDGSAWFITANLTKHKMNDTDHSDYCMNSTTNDFVSSLPLNILDSTEGLVLTNNISNSHGIIYLPIDMMNIKWDIVESESQIHEAFVGIGSTRDSVVSPDLIDYQKSHHKYFYKKRHTGLSNGDEFYIFIRITNSAGLETTAVIGPVLLDESPPNCPPTLIPSVHGDNLLIEWNRNEFDDNEQQEDISSFSYRIGRQGRLVSGLQHLPYAKCGDRLCFQIDLSDIQEYDLQEQFEFYLQVYAFNDAGYHCTVDTKPFYLPSILPPGHGLVYDVISDKNSHQNDYVDVDVVLATSGLCVTWTGFEHHGVVAFEFGVGRSPGEDDIVPFHQIGNTGIHCETFTNLTYYVQYFTAIRASSTGGERVGISDGFTLVKESDIDSSILKVYDGRGCSERKDNLNTTLLITEDLELFAGDTQFHVGHTYTFISNASVSVDSTEADIYNQTQRQPHFYVSFVPLISFPRFNLTSTDGENSYVNIYLSDCVIDHDVIFVSDHPSVYWYNDDFHQYVSHYEVELKVSSGDNASQTDHVTIAYGRTSDIALSNLEYPSGIAECDVIAQWGIFQNKIATLQVTPWISHTFSDNLNNSTISQCIELPRYPHQQLYTCVEIHFPDGPSGIKCVSLTVTEDPNIFDKTLLYEVDSDLDIVNDIKDSIHASNIGHKLAWLHETELDFSAKPVRVGGIILGLGDRPVTWYLLKDKKNQLTCENNPLCVAVYQTVGGFCAFQGIVLENEIIHYICAKVQSYTSPNGQILAAFQTCGDGFVFDENPPEKGDVIIISQNGYITNNRHMLVHWDGFQDFHGYKDLGYPGSISRYEYSIGSNPHGQDVVAKKTIGHSNSHLITWVIQAQLSPLEFCLTTRPTRGTLRVGTYLMSSDYLGPKVNVHWTGFHDDESGIDRIQLGIGSTESTPDIVNLFDFYGDSATFTELSELQDGTEYFIIIFVTNKAGLSTLASSDSFVFDRSAPAPGTVRDGVNVEKPDIDFQSDTTHAGCHWSGFSDPHSGQLHYTAGLGTQPSEDDVRTMTSTGTQTAIRWQHTLVPGEHHFCIVQACNGAGLCTSVSSNGFTTDSSPPIPGVVHVGIDGHHSKYWPHPDKIQAQWFGFSDVESGIRRYEVCIRSVDSETCDILPFTNFLLANYMTTAVSLPLDKTMCVVVRAENYIGMSTESVSNSFVVDSTPPNMVSEPVISTDDGYASLNNLYQFDPSVLYLSWKFQDSESPIVKHIVSITTHHEGHTPVENVHLPNINGLRISLPNKDWLRPGDTYIARVTACNEAGLCISETSNSLVIDPTPPHLGGITEPMTWYSVTVSGKSVSAMEITLSGFIDVESRVKLYHVTVGKTYSGSELSNGVLSFTSSGKDTEIIQVLLNDTIRPGQLLIITVWAENHAGLKSSVGKVTVTVISSNNIDMNGELEILKHSCDVHYCNKECTCAVVGQKCHDVGINTECKINNQTSSLSMDIEIMHGSKNAQISPSSSCISARWTVDGADVHDIMRYEWSMGQYDFPIGTGIFDPLHESLWYDVEHQTSIVHCLRGERFLKHDTSYVVYVRAWMSVSEFIVFTSSPVHIDNSPPSVRMGRFIRENDEGTCDYDLDFTTTLDTLTACWGDVFRDPQSGIYSYFVALGTTPGGDDVKITTNVGLNTSKSWSDLTLSPGTTYYVTVTATNQIGLHTTLVSDGVMIDNETPYTGNVFNTDKFYNTHVQNSQSIGVSFRGFDDRHSAIESFFVAVDKSNNSNIAHLQWEWIGLQNTFTFHNINHTDGQFYRFAVKAIDAAGFESDIIFSPPAMFDSSPPTGVLISEFLNLYNETLVVENGTVLWTKLLDKHGHLSIYNIQVIFDGKQNATGTTVNVTFENQRHIFTTQETISGEHRFNATLESSAFFNGTRSITVKTENIHFGVKVHVILDVMEIKARMNNTEGVVKVSQVSPTELNITVNVIDKESGIKDIYVGAGSTPGSFQLHPLLLVPRSSNKLLFTEVPHGQEVYVTAIAENHAGDQSHFHAKAFVMDHTSPQISNAQMTMTYESFGGISVTKINVTWETYDIESSSTECSCDIVEHANQTVIAGIDNKPMLNQLQTEPLHLTHGTMISAHITCYNDAGLNQVTTVGPKLISYLPPGVQNAAIFIDTTAETVAKVPVLHSNSPLMFSWEGIDDSFGIKGYSYRILQGDQVTKDWEDTEMRTSVSVEDISLTDNRLYIVEVMASNYAGIHSEAFNTSVFILGDAPALTGHYPRVTRTGDSLEIMWSDVFLVRPDLIPTYVVTLGSELGFADVIRRLETTEEHRVLETVFTESDVYAVITCGYQTGKFVVFQGKLSVS; encoded by the exons ATGTATTCTAAGAACGTCCAAAGTCATAACACGTTTTCAGTACCATACCCCAAAACTTCAACTTCAAGAGAACTGTGTTACTGGTATGATGGTTCTCCGCCAACACATTGCCTAGAACATAGTGCCTGTGGCACAGAGCCTATGGATATGTCTGAACGTATCCTGAACAGTTTGGACTTCACGGTGACGTTCACAGGCTGGGATGACCTCTCTCCTGTACCGGAAGATCCAAAATTCGCTTCCGGTATACACACATATGTGGTAAATTTGTACGAAGTTAAAGAAGCAGGGCATGATTTCCTTGATGTTGGGACGACTGCTGTTCTACCGCCTGTAGAGCAGACCTCGCCAGTTGATATAAGCATCCCATCAGATCTACCGAATCCGGCTATGTACGCCGTAGTACTGGAAGTGAAGGACATCGCTGGAAATGTCAGACAAGCCCGAAGATTCGTCTTATTCGACAATTCATCAAAAGTAGTCACGCGGGATGATCGACCATTTTATTCTACCACGGCCTCTCAAGATGCCGGATACAAGTGGCAAATAAACCTAGAACAAATATGTTACTCCTGGACCGACAGATTCATCAATGACAAATTTTACCACCTAAATCTTCTTAAACCAATAAAAGCAGACTACCATGGTTTGATATCTGGTATTTACGAGCAGACGACTGGACTCCTCCCCGTATCAGGAACCGAGAATGTCCATGGTTTAACAAGGTTTCGGTATACCCTGAGTCGTGACGATGATTTGATCATCCAAGAGACAGATGTGCCCAACTTTACATCACAGATGTTGTGTATTTCCCCAACATTAAGTGATGGAGAAACCTATCGTCTTCACCTTATGACAGAGGACATCATGTCACATTCGTATGAGGAATCCCTGACAATTCACGTTGACTCCAGTGAACCTGACATAGCTGATGTTTGGCTCGAGAAAGACGGATATGAGAGACTCTTTGTACACAACAGTATCGACCTATCTGAAATGACCCTAACATTCAAGGCTATAGATGTCCACAGCGGCATACACACTGTCGACTGGTCCCTTGGTACAGTCTTTGGAGGGAACGACATTGGACAGGGCTCGCTTAGTGTTCACAGACTTGACAATAAT TCATCCTGCCCATCTGACGCTACGACCTGTTACTGTCCTACTGTTGGTCCATGTGCCTATTACAATTTCACTGTCGATCTTAATTCCCTCATCCACGGTAACAATCATATTGGGAATCACAATCGCCAGTACCACTTTACCATAACGGTGACGAATGCCACTCGACTCGTCACCATAGATCACTTGGAGGTTTTATCTGACGACTCTCCCCCAGCCCCGGGGGTAGTGATGGAAGGGGTGGTAGGGACACCAGATATTGACTATATAAGTGAGGAAACAGTAATTGTGAGCTGGGCTGGATTCATTGATCACGAAAGTGgtataaaattgtacaaagtGGGTCTGGCTACAGAATGTTTGGAAGATGCAGACTTTGTTATTTCAAATAGCACGAATAACGACACGCATTTACAGGAGACAACGATCGAATCAGTCCGTGTTTCTCTGCCACAGGACGGAAAGTACTACGTGACTGTAGTGGCTTACAACAACGCCATGGAACCGTCAAAGCCTGTCTGCTCGGATGGCATCATTTTGGACAGGACTATACCAAAATTGGTCAATCTTACATTACAAAGTGCAACTATGAGAGAGACTATTATATGTTCTGATGGGAGCGCCTGGTTCATCACAGCAAACTTAACGAAACATAAAATGAATGACACCGACCACTCTGATTATTGTATGAATTCGACCACCAATGACTTTGTCTCGAGTTTACCACTGAACATCTTAGATTCCACAGAAGGTTTGGTTTTGACCAACAACATAAGTAATTCACATGGTATCATCTATCTCCCTATTGATATGATGAACATAAAATGGGATATAGTAGAAAGTGAAAGTCAAATACACGAGGCTTTTGTTGGAATAGGCTCAACAAGAGACAGCGTTGTGTCTCCAGATTTGATCGATTACCAGAAATCTCATCACAAATACTTCTACAAGAAACGACACACTGGTCTCAGTAACGGAGATGAGTTCTACATCTTCATTAGAATAACCAACAGTGCTGGCCTTGAAACGACGGCTGTGATTGGTCCGGTTCTTCTTGACGAGTCTCCTCCCAATTGTCCACCTACCTTGATTCCAAGTGTCCATGGTGATAATTTGCTCATTGAATGGAATAGAAATGAATTTGACGACAATGAGCAACAAGAAGATATATCATCCTTTTCCTATAGAATAG GTCGCCAAGGAAGACTCGTTTCCGGATTACAACATCTTCCGTACGCCAAATGTGGAGACAGACTGTGTTTTCAGATTGACTTGTCAGATATCCAGGAGTACGATCTTCAAGAGCAATTTGAATTCTATCTTCAAGTGTATGCCTTTAACGACGCAGGCTATCACTGTACTGTAGATACCAAACCATTCTATCTTCCATCCATTCTACCGCCTGGTCATGGACTCGTATATGATGTCATCTCGGACAAAAACTCCCATCAAAACGACTACGTAGACGTCGACGTGGTTTTAGCCACATCAGGATTATGCGTTACATGGACTGGGTTTGAACATCATGGCGTGGTTGCCTTTGAATTCGGTGTAGGACGGAGTCCCGGAGAAGACGACATTGTTCCGTTCCACCAGATAGGAAATACCGGTATTCATTGTGAAACGTTTACTAACCTTACATATTACGTTCAGTATTTTACTGCTATCCGTGCATCGTCAACAGGAGGAGAAAGGGTCGGTATCTCAGATGGCTTTACTCTGGTGAAAGAAAGCGATATCGATTCATCTATCTTAAAGGTGTATGACGGACGAGGATGTTCCGAACGGAAAGATAATTTGAATACGACCTTGTTAATAACAGAAGACCTCGAACTTTTTGCTGGTGATACACAGTTCCACGTCGGCCATACATATACCTTCATTTCAAACGCAAGTGTTTCTGTTGATAGCACAGAAGCGGATATTTACAATCAAACTCAAAGACAACCACATTTCTACGTTTCGTTTGTACCGCTTATATCCTTTCCTCGTTTCAATTTGACTTCAACTGATGGAGAAAACTCCTATGTAAACATTTACCTATCGGACTGCGTCATCGATCATGACGTCATCTTTGTATCAGATCACCCATCAGTCTACTGGTACAATGATGATTTCCATCAGTATGTATCACATTACGAAGTTGAACTTAAGGTTTCATCAGGTGACAATGCATCACAAACTGATCATGTGACAATCGCGTACGGTAGAACATCTG ACATCGCATTGTCAAATCTCGAATATCCATCCGGAATAGCTGAGTGTGACGTCATTGCGCAATGGGGAATATTTCAGAACAAAATCGCCACATTGCAAGTCACACCTTGGATTTCACATACGTTTTCTGATAATCTGAACAACAGTACG ATTTCACAGTGTATTGAACTACCACGCTACCCTCACCAGCAGTTGTACACATGTGTAGAGATACATTTTCCTGATGGGCCCTCTGGCATAAAATGTGTGTCACTAACAGTGACAGAAGATCCGAACATTTTCGACAAAACTCTCTTATACGAAGTCGACTCAGATTTGGACATTGTTAATGATATCAAAGACTCTATCCATGCATCGAATATAGGCCATAAGCTCGCATGGCTCCACGAGACCGAACTCGACTTTTCTGCAAAACCTGTTCGGGTTGGAGGAATCATTCTGGGGCTAGGAGACCGCCCGGTCACGTGGTATCTTCTGaaggataaaaaaaatcagttgaCATGTGAAAACAACCCTCTCTGTGTAGCTGTCTATCAGACTGTTGGAGGATTTTGCGCTTTTCAGGGGATCGTACTTGAAAACGAAATAATCCACTACATCTGTGCCAAGGTACAGAGCTATACATCTCCGAATGGACAGATCCTCGCTGCTTTTCAGACTTGCGGCGATGGGTTCGTTTTTGACGAAAATCCGCCCGAGAAaggtgacgtcattattatatCACAGAACGGGTACATCACCAACAACAGACATATGCTGGTCCACTGGGATGGGTTTCAGGATTTCCATGGTTACAAAGACCTGGGATACCCGGGCAGTATATCCAGATATGAATATTCAATAG GAAGCAATCCACATGGACAAGACGTTGTGGCTAAGAAAACAATCGGTCACTCGAATTCC CATTTGATCACGTGGGTCATTCAAGCACAGTTGTCTCCTCTGGAGTTTTGTTTGACGACACGCCCTACGCGTGGAACGTTACGTGTTGGAACCTACCTTATGTCAAGCGACTACTTAGGGCCAAAGGTCAACGTACACTGGACAGGTTTCCATGACGACGAAAGTGGTATAGATAGAATACAGTTAGGGATCGGATCAACCGAATCTACACCAGACATCGTGAACTTGTTTGATTTTTATGGTGATTCTGCCACATTTACTGAGCTTTCTGAGCTGCAGGACGGAACTGAATATTTCATAATCATATTT GTAACAAATAAAGCAGGACTTTCAACTTTGGCATCCTCGGACTCATTTGTTTTCGATCGATCAGCTCCGGCACCAGGTACCGTGCGAGATGGCGTCAATGTTGAAAAG CCGGACATTGACTTTCAATCTGACACGACACATGCTGGATGCCATTGGTCCGGATTCAGTGACCCTCATTCCGGACAGTTGCATTATACAGCTGGTCTAGGTACCCAGCCGTCAGAGGATGACGTCAGGACCATGACTTCTACGGGAACACAAACAG CAATACGCTGGCAGCATACCCTTGTCCCCGGAGAACATCATTTCTGCATCGTACAAGCGTGTAACGGAGCTGGCTTATGTACATCTGTGTCATCCAATGGCTTTACTACAGACTCTTCTCCACCAATCCCAGGAGTCGTTCATGTAGGAATTGATGGACATCACTCCAAATACTGGCCTCATCC GGATAAGATTCAAGCCCAGTGGTTTGGCTTCTCTGATGTGGAATCTGGGATAAGAAGGTATGAAGTATGTATTCGAAGTGTCGACAGCGAAACATGTGACATTTTACCCTTTACCAATTTCCTTCTTGCCAACTACATGACAACCGCAGTCTCCCTTCCACTAGATAAGACCATGTGCGTGGTGGTCAGGGCAGAAAACTATATTGGAATGTCTACAGAAAGCGTCTCCAACAGCTTCGTCGTGGATTCAACTCCGCCGAATATGGTCTCCGAACCCGTTATTAGTACCGATGACGGATATGCCTCACTcaacaatttatatcaatttgatcCATCTGTTCTTTATCTTTCATGGAAGTTTCAGGATTCCGAAAGTCCTATTGTGAAACATATTGTTTCAATAACAACGCATCACGAAGGCCACACACCAGTAGAAAACGTCCATCTACCGAATATTAACGGACTACGTATATCACTTCCAAATAAAGACTGGCTTAGACCAGGAGATACGTACATCGCAAGAGTGACAGCTTGTAACGAGGCAGGACTTTGTATCTCGGAGACGTCGAACAGTCTCGTTATAGACCCAACCCCTCCTCATCTTGGTGGAATCACTGAGCCGATGACCTGGTACTCTGTTACTGTATCAGGTAAATCCGTGTCAGCAATGGAAATCACTTTGTCTGGATTCATAGATGTGGAATCCCGGGTCAAGCTGTACCACGTGACCGTTGGTAAGACATACAGCGGATCTGAGCTCAGTAACGGCGTTCTGTCATTTACATCATCCGGTAAGGATACAGAGATCATACAAGTCTTATTAAATGACACCATCAGACCAGGGCAGTTACTAATAATCACAGTATGGGCGGAAAACCACGCGGGACTGAAAAGTTCAGTGGGGAAGGTGACTGTTACTGTAATCTCATCAAACAACATTGACATGAACGGCGAACTTGAGATTCTAAAACATTCCTGTGATGTACATTACTGTAACAAGGAATGTACGTGTGCTGTTGTTGGGCAAAAATGTCACGACGTTGGCATAAATACTGAATGCAAGATCAATAATCAAACAAGTTCATTATCCATGGATATTGAAATAATGCATGGATCAAAGAACGCGCAAATATCACCGTCTTCATCATGCATATCCGCTCGCTGGACAGTCGATGGGGCTGATGTACATGACATCATGCGCTACGAATGGAGTATGGGACAATATGACTTCCCTATTGGAACAGGAATATTTGATCCTCTACATGAAAGTCTGTGGTATGACGTAGAACACCAAACATCTATTGTTCATTGTTTGAGAGGAGAACGATTTCTGAAGCACGATACGAGTTATGTGGTTTACGTCAGAGCTTGGATGTCCGTGTCAGAGTTCATTGTGTTTACGTCATCGCCGGTGCATATCGATAATTCACCTCCGTCTGTCAGAATGGGACGCTTTATCCGAGAAAATGACGAAGGGACATGCGACTATGACCTTGACTTCACCACGACATTAGATACATTGACAGCGTGCTGGGGGGACGTGTTTAGGGATCCTCAAAGTGGAATTTACAGCTACTTTGTGGCGCTGGGAACTACGCCAGGAG gTGATGACGTCAAAATAACTACTAACGTTGGTTTGAACACTTCAAAGTCCTGGTCTGACTTGACACTATCTCCAGGAACAACATATTACGTCACTGTCACAGCTACAAATCAAATCGGACTCCATACAACTCTTGTATCCGATGGGGTGATGATCGATAATGAAACACCATACACTGGTAATGTGTTCAACACAGACAAATTCTATAACACTCATGTACAAAACTCACAGAGCATCGGTGTATCGTTCCGGGGATTCGATGACCGGCATTCGGCTATTGAATCGTTCTTCGTCGCTGTGGACAAGTCAAACAACTCTAATATTGCACATTTACAGTGGGAATGGATAGGCTTACAAAATACTTTCACATTTCACAATATCAATCATACAGATGGACAGTTTTATAGATTTGCTGTTAAAGCCATAGACGCTGCCGGATTTGAAAGTGACATTATATTTTCTCCTCCAGCCATGTTTGATTCTTCCCCACCGACTGGAGTCTTGATATCTGAGTTTTTGAATTTGTACAATGAAACACTGGTTGTAGAAAACGGGACAGTGTTATGGACGAAACTATTAGACAAGCATGGCCATTTATCCATATATAACATACAGGTTATTTTCGATGGTAAGCAAAACGCTACCGGTACCACAGTCAATGTCACGTTTGAAAATCAAAGACACATCTTCACCACCCAAGAAACCATAAGTGGAGAACATCGATTCAACGCGACATTAGAAAGTTCAGCCTTCTTTAATGGCACCCGTAGTATAACTGTCAAGACGGAAAACATACATTTtggggtcaaagttcatgtTATATTGGATGTCATGGAGATTAAGGCACGTATGAATAACACTGAAGGCGTCGTGAAAGTGAGTCAGGTGTCCCCGACAGAGCTAAATATTACTGTCAATGTCATAGATAAAGAAAGTGGAATTAAAGACATTTACGTCGGCGCAGGTTCTACACCCGGAAGTTTTCAACTCCATCCGCTACTTCTTGTACCGCGATCGTCAAACAAATTGCTCTTCACAGAGGTACCCCATGGACAGGAAGTATATGTTACGGCAATAGCGGAGAACCACGCTGGAGATCAAAGTCACTTTCATGCCAAGGCTTTTGTAATGGATCATACTTCGCCACAAATATCAAACGCACAGATGACTATGACCTATGAATCGTTCGGAGGGATATCAGTGACAAAGATCAACGTTACGTGGGAAACATACGATATTGAAAGCTCTTCTACGGAATGCTCCTGTGATATAG